One window from the genome of Gadus macrocephalus chromosome 7, ASM3116895v1 encodes:
- the rabgef1 gene encoding rab5 GDP/GTP exchange factor isoform X6, producing MSHFKGSSESVERVMDQVEKYIMTRLYKSVFCPETTDDEKKDLATQHRIRALHWVTIEMLCVSMDEEIPEVSDNVVKAITDVIEMDSKRVPRDKLACITQCSKHIFSAIKITKKEPASADDFLPALIYIVLKANPPRLQSNIQYITRFCNPSRLMTGEDGYYFTNLCCAVAFIEKLDAQSLNLDTDEFERYMSGQASPRRPTDNGGWPLEAGPSPQGGAAAAAACSVAVNPALAQLHHSLEQLSGLSERQDRLMEGARGLQEELVSWEEGVRREVQDILERYPLEVRPPPASAIDTENAETDRLPPPLTPQVFAG from the exons ATGAGCCACTTCAAAG GCTCGTCTGAGTCTGTAGAGAGGGTGATGGACCAGGTGGAGAAGTACATCATGACTCGTCTGTATAAGAGTGTCTTCTGCCCGGAAACCACCGACGATGAGAAAAAGGACCTTGCCACGCAGCACAGAATAAG ggCATTGCACTGGGTGACCATTgaaatgctgtgtgtgtccatggaCGAGGAGATCCCTGAAGTGTCGGACAATGTTGTCAAAGCAATAACGG aCGTGATCGAGATGGACTCCAAGCGGGTGCCGCGGGACAAGCTGGCGTGCATCACACAGTGCAGCAAGCACATCTTCAGCGCCATCAAGATCACCAAGAAGGAGCCGGCGTCGGCCGACGACTTCCTGCCCGCGCTCATCTACATCGTGCTGAAGGCCAACCCGCCGCGGCTGCAGTCCAACATCCAGTACATCACGCGCTTCTGCAACCCCAGCCGGCTGATGACCGGCGAGGACGGCTACTACTTCACCAACCTG TGCTGCGCCGTGGCGTTCATCGAGAAGCTGGACGCCCAGTCCCTCAACCTGGACACCGACGAGTTTGAGCGCTACATGTCCGGCCAGGCCTCGCCTCGCCGGCCCACCGACAACGGCGGCTGGCCCCTGGAGGCCGGGCCCTCCCCTCAAggcggcgccgccgccgccgccgcctgctCCGTGGCCGTGAACCCGGCGCTGGCCCAGCTCCACCACAGCCTGGAGCAGCTGTCGGGCCTGAGCGAGCGTCAGGACCGGCTGATGGAGGGGGCCCGCGgcctgcaggaggagctggtgtcCTGGGAGGAGGGCGTGCGGCGGGAGGTGCAGGACATCCTGGAGAGGTACCCCCTGGAGGTCCGGCCCCCGCCCGCCTCCGCCATCGACACGGAGAACGCCGAGACGGACCGGCTGCCCCCGCCGCTCACGCCCCAGGTGTTTGCTGGCTAG
- the rabgef1 gene encoding rab5 GDP/GTP exchange factor isoform X4, protein MSQKPERRGIHVDQSELLCKKGCGYYGNAAWQGLCSKCWREEYQRAKERQIQEDWAFAEKLQREEEVAYASSQGPSSQPGPQPQAQATPPHAALTPFSKFEEKKTNEKMRKVTTVKKFFSPSARIAPKKEGHEGKTSSPSISRKASLETDRVSKDFMEFLKTMQRPGREIHKQCRAFIESMANKKQDLGADELSECVQDFYQNLSDRLMSHFKGSSESVERVMDQVEKYIMTRLYKSVFCPETTDDEKKDLATQHRIRALHWVTIEMLCVSMDEEIPEVSDNVVKAITDVIEMDSKRVPRDKLACITQCSKHIFSAIKITKKEPASADDFLPALIYIVLKANPPRLQSNIQYITRFCNPSRLMTGEDGYYFTNLCCAVAFIEKLDAQSLNLDTDEFERYMSGQASPRRPTDNGGWPLEAGPSPQGGAAAAAACSVAVNPALAQLHHSLEQLSGLSERQDRLMEGARGLQEELVSWEEGVRREVQDILERYPLEVRPPPASAIDTENAETDRLPPPLTPQVFAG, encoded by the exons ATGAGCCAGAAGCCGGAGCGCCGCGGGATCCACGTGGACCAGTCGGAGCTGCTCTGCAAGAAGGGATGTGGTTACTATGGCAACGCAGCCTGGCAGGGCCTGTGCTCCAAGTGCTGGCGGGAGGAGTACCAGCGAGCAAAGGAGAGACAGATCCAGGAGGACTGGGCCTTCGCAGAGAA GCTGCAGCGCGAAGAGGAGGTGGCCTACGCCAGCAGCCAGGGGCCCTCCAGCCAGCCCGGGCCCCAGCCCCAGGCCCAGGCCACCCCGCCCCATGCCGCCCTGACCCCCTTCTCCAAGTTTGAGGAGAAGAAGACCAACGAGAAGATGCGTAAAGTCACCACGGTGAAGAAGTTCTTCAGCCCCTCCGCGCGCATAGCCCCCAAGAAAG AGGGCCACGAGGGGAAGACCTCCAGCCCGTCCATCAGCCGGAAGGCCAGCTTGGAGACGGACCGCGTCTCCAAGGACTTCATGGAGTTCCTGAAGACCATGCAGCGACCAGGCCGGGAGATCCATAAGCAGTGTCGGGCCTTCATCGAGAGCATGGCCAACAAGAAG CAGGACCTTGGTGCAGATGAATTGTCCGAGTGCGTCCAAGACTTCTACCAGAACTTGTCGGATCGTCTGATGAGCCACTTCAAAG GCTCGTCTGAGTCTGTAGAGAGGGTGATGGACCAGGTGGAGAAGTACATCATGACTCGTCTGTATAAGAGTGTCTTCTGCCCGGAAACCACCGACGATGAGAAAAAGGACCTTGCCACGCAGCACAGAATAAG ggCATTGCACTGGGTGACCATTgaaatgctgtgtgtgtccatggaCGAGGAGATCCCTGAAGTGTCGGACAATGTTGTCAAAGCAATAACGG aCGTGATCGAGATGGACTCCAAGCGGGTGCCGCGGGACAAGCTGGCGTGCATCACACAGTGCAGCAAGCACATCTTCAGCGCCATCAAGATCACCAAGAAGGAGCCGGCGTCGGCCGACGACTTCCTGCCCGCGCTCATCTACATCGTGCTGAAGGCCAACCCGCCGCGGCTGCAGTCCAACATCCAGTACATCACGCGCTTCTGCAACCCCAGCCGGCTGATGACCGGCGAGGACGGCTACTACTTCACCAACCTG TGCTGCGCCGTGGCGTTCATCGAGAAGCTGGACGCCCAGTCCCTCAACCTGGACACCGACGAGTTTGAGCGCTACATGTCCGGCCAGGCCTCGCCTCGCCGGCCCACCGACAACGGCGGCTGGCCCCTGGAGGCCGGGCCCTCCCCTCAAggcggcgccgccgccgccgccgcctgctCCGTGGCCGTGAACCCGGCGCTGGCCCAGCTCCACCACAGCCTGGAGCAGCTGTCGGGCCTGAGCGAGCGTCAGGACCGGCTGATGGAGGGGGCCCGCGgcctgcaggaggagctggtgtcCTGGGAGGAGGGCGTGCGGCGGGAGGTGCAGGACATCCTGGAGAGGTACCCCCTGGAGGTCCGGCCCCCGCCCGCCTCCGCCATCGACACGGAGAACGCCGAGACGGACCGGCTGCCCCCGCCGCTCACGCCCCAGGTGTTTGCTGGCTAG
- the rabgef1 gene encoding rab5 GDP/GTP exchange factor isoform X2, with protein sequence MSQKPERRGIHVDQSELLCKKGCGYYGNAAWQGLCSKCWREEYQRAKERQIQEDWAFAEKLQREEEVAYASSQGPSSQPGPQPQAQATPPHAALTPFSKFEEKKTNEKMRKVTTVKKFFSPSARIAPKKGLVEREDRTLRAWRGIFSPSWEMGSPTEALVARLREGHEGKTSSPSISRKASLETDRVSKDFMEFLKTMQRPGREIHKQCRAFIESMANKKDLGADELSECVQDFYQNLSDRLMSHFKGSSESVERVMDQVEKYIMTRLYKSVFCPETTDDEKKDLATQHRIRALHWVTIEMLCVSMDEEIPEVSDNVVKAITDVIEMDSKRVPRDKLACITQCSKHIFSAIKITKKEPASADDFLPALIYIVLKANPPRLQSNIQYITRFCNPSRLMTGEDGYYFTNLCCAVAFIEKLDAQSLNLDTDEFERYMSGQASPRRPTDNGGWPLEAGPSPQGGAAAAAACSVAVNPALAQLHHSLEQLSGLSERQDRLMEGARGLQEELVSWEEGVRREVQDILERYPLEVRPPPASAIDTENAETDRLPPPLTPQVFAG encoded by the exons ATGAGCCAGAAGCCGGAGCGCCGCGGGATCCACGTGGACCAGTCGGAGCTGCTCTGCAAGAAGGGATGTGGTTACTATGGCAACGCAGCCTGGCAGGGCCTGTGCTCCAAGTGCTGGCGGGAGGAGTACCAGCGAGCAAAGGAGAGACAGATCCAGGAGGACTGGGCCTTCGCAGAGAA GCTGCAGCGCGAAGAGGAGGTGGCCTACGCCAGCAGCCAGGGGCCCTCCAGCCAGCCCGGGCCCCAGCCCCAGGCCCAGGCCACCCCGCCCCATGCCGCCCTGACCCCCTTCTCCAAGTTTGAGGAGAAGAAGACCAACGAGAAGATGCGTAAAGTCACCACGGTGAAGAAGTTCTTCAGCCCCTCCGCGCGCATAGCCCCCAAGAAAG GGCTTGTTGAGAGGGAGGACAGGACCCTCAGGGCTTGGAGAGGGATCTTCTCCCCCTCGTGGGAGATGGGTTCTCCTACCGAAG CGCTGGTGGCTAGGCTGAGAG AGGGCCACGAGGGGAAGACCTCCAGCCCGTCCATCAGCCGGAAGGCCAGCTTGGAGACGGACCGCGTCTCCAAGGACTTCATGGAGTTCCTGAAGACCATGCAGCGACCAGGCCGGGAGATCCATAAGCAGTGTCGGGCCTTCATCGAGAGCATGGCCAACAAGAAG GACCTTGGTGCAGATGAATTGTCCGAGTGCGTCCAAGACTTCTACCAGAACTTGTCGGATCGTCTGATGAGCCACTTCAAAG GCTCGTCTGAGTCTGTAGAGAGGGTGATGGACCAGGTGGAGAAGTACATCATGACTCGTCTGTATAAGAGTGTCTTCTGCCCGGAAACCACCGACGATGAGAAAAAGGACCTTGCCACGCAGCACAGAATAAG ggCATTGCACTGGGTGACCATTgaaatgctgtgtgtgtccatggaCGAGGAGATCCCTGAAGTGTCGGACAATGTTGTCAAAGCAATAACGG aCGTGATCGAGATGGACTCCAAGCGGGTGCCGCGGGACAAGCTGGCGTGCATCACACAGTGCAGCAAGCACATCTTCAGCGCCATCAAGATCACCAAGAAGGAGCCGGCGTCGGCCGACGACTTCCTGCCCGCGCTCATCTACATCGTGCTGAAGGCCAACCCGCCGCGGCTGCAGTCCAACATCCAGTACATCACGCGCTTCTGCAACCCCAGCCGGCTGATGACCGGCGAGGACGGCTACTACTTCACCAACCTG TGCTGCGCCGTGGCGTTCATCGAGAAGCTGGACGCCCAGTCCCTCAACCTGGACACCGACGAGTTTGAGCGCTACATGTCCGGCCAGGCCTCGCCTCGCCGGCCCACCGACAACGGCGGCTGGCCCCTGGAGGCCGGGCCCTCCCCTCAAggcggcgccgccgccgccgccgcctgctCCGTGGCCGTGAACCCGGCGCTGGCCCAGCTCCACCACAGCCTGGAGCAGCTGTCGGGCCTGAGCGAGCGTCAGGACCGGCTGATGGAGGGGGCCCGCGgcctgcaggaggagctggtgtcCTGGGAGGAGGGCGTGCGGCGGGAGGTGCAGGACATCCTGGAGAGGTACCCCCTGGAGGTCCGGCCCCCGCCCGCCTCCGCCATCGACACGGAGAACGCCGAGACGGACCGGCTGCCCCCGCCGCTCACGCCCCAGGTGTTTGCTGGCTAG
- the rabgef1 gene encoding rab5 GDP/GTP exchange factor isoform X5, with product MSQKPERRGIHVDQSELLCKKGCGYYGNAAWQGLCSKCWREEYQRAKERQIQEDWAFAEKLQREEEVAYASSQGPSSQPGPQPQAQATPPHAALTPFSKFEEKKTNEKMRKVTTVKKFFSPSARIAPKKEGHEGKTSSPSISRKASLETDRVSKDFMEFLKTMQRPGREIHKQCRAFIESMANKKDLGADELSECVQDFYQNLSDRLMSHFKGSSESVERVMDQVEKYIMTRLYKSVFCPETTDDEKKDLATQHRIRALHWVTIEMLCVSMDEEIPEVSDNVVKAITDVIEMDSKRVPRDKLACITQCSKHIFSAIKITKKEPASADDFLPALIYIVLKANPPRLQSNIQYITRFCNPSRLMTGEDGYYFTNLCCAVAFIEKLDAQSLNLDTDEFERYMSGQASPRRPTDNGGWPLEAGPSPQGGAAAAAACSVAVNPALAQLHHSLEQLSGLSERQDRLMEGARGLQEELVSWEEGVRREVQDILERYPLEVRPPPASAIDTENAETDRLPPPLTPQVFAG from the exons ATGAGCCAGAAGCCGGAGCGCCGCGGGATCCACGTGGACCAGTCGGAGCTGCTCTGCAAGAAGGGATGTGGTTACTATGGCAACGCAGCCTGGCAGGGCCTGTGCTCCAAGTGCTGGCGGGAGGAGTACCAGCGAGCAAAGGAGAGACAGATCCAGGAGGACTGGGCCTTCGCAGAGAA GCTGCAGCGCGAAGAGGAGGTGGCCTACGCCAGCAGCCAGGGGCCCTCCAGCCAGCCCGGGCCCCAGCCCCAGGCCCAGGCCACCCCGCCCCATGCCGCCCTGACCCCCTTCTCCAAGTTTGAGGAGAAGAAGACCAACGAGAAGATGCGTAAAGTCACCACGGTGAAGAAGTTCTTCAGCCCCTCCGCGCGCATAGCCCCCAAGAAAG AGGGCCACGAGGGGAAGACCTCCAGCCCGTCCATCAGCCGGAAGGCCAGCTTGGAGACGGACCGCGTCTCCAAGGACTTCATGGAGTTCCTGAAGACCATGCAGCGACCAGGCCGGGAGATCCATAAGCAGTGTCGGGCCTTCATCGAGAGCATGGCCAACAAGAAG GACCTTGGTGCAGATGAATTGTCCGAGTGCGTCCAAGACTTCTACCAGAACTTGTCGGATCGTCTGATGAGCCACTTCAAAG GCTCGTCTGAGTCTGTAGAGAGGGTGATGGACCAGGTGGAGAAGTACATCATGACTCGTCTGTATAAGAGTGTCTTCTGCCCGGAAACCACCGACGATGAGAAAAAGGACCTTGCCACGCAGCACAGAATAAG ggCATTGCACTGGGTGACCATTgaaatgctgtgtgtgtccatggaCGAGGAGATCCCTGAAGTGTCGGACAATGTTGTCAAAGCAATAACGG aCGTGATCGAGATGGACTCCAAGCGGGTGCCGCGGGACAAGCTGGCGTGCATCACACAGTGCAGCAAGCACATCTTCAGCGCCATCAAGATCACCAAGAAGGAGCCGGCGTCGGCCGACGACTTCCTGCCCGCGCTCATCTACATCGTGCTGAAGGCCAACCCGCCGCGGCTGCAGTCCAACATCCAGTACATCACGCGCTTCTGCAACCCCAGCCGGCTGATGACCGGCGAGGACGGCTACTACTTCACCAACCTG TGCTGCGCCGTGGCGTTCATCGAGAAGCTGGACGCCCAGTCCCTCAACCTGGACACCGACGAGTTTGAGCGCTACATGTCCGGCCAGGCCTCGCCTCGCCGGCCCACCGACAACGGCGGCTGGCCCCTGGAGGCCGGGCCCTCCCCTCAAggcggcgccgccgccgccgccgcctgctCCGTGGCCGTGAACCCGGCGCTGGCCCAGCTCCACCACAGCCTGGAGCAGCTGTCGGGCCTGAGCGAGCGTCAGGACCGGCTGATGGAGGGGGCCCGCGgcctgcaggaggagctggtgtcCTGGGAGGAGGGCGTGCGGCGGGAGGTGCAGGACATCCTGGAGAGGTACCCCCTGGAGGTCCGGCCCCCGCCCGCCTCCGCCATCGACACGGAGAACGCCGAGACGGACCGGCTGCCCCCGCCGCTCACGCCCCAGGTGTTTGCTGGCTAG
- the rabgef1 gene encoding rab5 GDP/GTP exchange factor isoform X3: MSQKPERRGIHVDQSELLCKKGCGYYGNAAWQGLCSKCWREEYQRAKERQIQEDWAFAEKLQREEEVAYASSQGPSSQPGPQPQAQATPPHAALTPFSKFEEKKTNEKMRKVTTVKKFFSPSARIAPKKALVARLREGHEGKTSSPSISRKASLETDRVSKDFMEFLKTMQRPGREIHKQCRAFIESMANKKQDLGADELSECVQDFYQNLSDRLMSHFKGSSESVERVMDQVEKYIMTRLYKSVFCPETTDDEKKDLATQHRIRALHWVTIEMLCVSMDEEIPEVSDNVVKAITDVIEMDSKRVPRDKLACITQCSKHIFSAIKITKKEPASADDFLPALIYIVLKANPPRLQSNIQYITRFCNPSRLMTGEDGYYFTNLCCAVAFIEKLDAQSLNLDTDEFERYMSGQASPRRPTDNGGWPLEAGPSPQGGAAAAAACSVAVNPALAQLHHSLEQLSGLSERQDRLMEGARGLQEELVSWEEGVRREVQDILERYPLEVRPPPASAIDTENAETDRLPPPLTPQVFAG, from the exons ATGAGCCAGAAGCCGGAGCGCCGCGGGATCCACGTGGACCAGTCGGAGCTGCTCTGCAAGAAGGGATGTGGTTACTATGGCAACGCAGCCTGGCAGGGCCTGTGCTCCAAGTGCTGGCGGGAGGAGTACCAGCGAGCAAAGGAGAGACAGATCCAGGAGGACTGGGCCTTCGCAGAGAA GCTGCAGCGCGAAGAGGAGGTGGCCTACGCCAGCAGCCAGGGGCCCTCCAGCCAGCCCGGGCCCCAGCCCCAGGCCCAGGCCACCCCGCCCCATGCCGCCCTGACCCCCTTCTCCAAGTTTGAGGAGAAGAAGACCAACGAGAAGATGCGTAAAGTCACCACGGTGAAGAAGTTCTTCAGCCCCTCCGCGCGCATAGCCCCCAAGAAAG CGCTGGTGGCTAGGCTGAGAG AGGGCCACGAGGGGAAGACCTCCAGCCCGTCCATCAGCCGGAAGGCCAGCTTGGAGACGGACCGCGTCTCCAAGGACTTCATGGAGTTCCTGAAGACCATGCAGCGACCAGGCCGGGAGATCCATAAGCAGTGTCGGGCCTTCATCGAGAGCATGGCCAACAAGAAG CAGGACCTTGGTGCAGATGAATTGTCCGAGTGCGTCCAAGACTTCTACCAGAACTTGTCGGATCGTCTGATGAGCCACTTCAAAG GCTCGTCTGAGTCTGTAGAGAGGGTGATGGACCAGGTGGAGAAGTACATCATGACTCGTCTGTATAAGAGTGTCTTCTGCCCGGAAACCACCGACGATGAGAAAAAGGACCTTGCCACGCAGCACAGAATAAG ggCATTGCACTGGGTGACCATTgaaatgctgtgtgtgtccatggaCGAGGAGATCCCTGAAGTGTCGGACAATGTTGTCAAAGCAATAACGG aCGTGATCGAGATGGACTCCAAGCGGGTGCCGCGGGACAAGCTGGCGTGCATCACACAGTGCAGCAAGCACATCTTCAGCGCCATCAAGATCACCAAGAAGGAGCCGGCGTCGGCCGACGACTTCCTGCCCGCGCTCATCTACATCGTGCTGAAGGCCAACCCGCCGCGGCTGCAGTCCAACATCCAGTACATCACGCGCTTCTGCAACCCCAGCCGGCTGATGACCGGCGAGGACGGCTACTACTTCACCAACCTG TGCTGCGCCGTGGCGTTCATCGAGAAGCTGGACGCCCAGTCCCTCAACCTGGACACCGACGAGTTTGAGCGCTACATGTCCGGCCAGGCCTCGCCTCGCCGGCCCACCGACAACGGCGGCTGGCCCCTGGAGGCCGGGCCCTCCCCTCAAggcggcgccgccgccgccgccgcctgctCCGTGGCCGTGAACCCGGCGCTGGCCCAGCTCCACCACAGCCTGGAGCAGCTGTCGGGCCTGAGCGAGCGTCAGGACCGGCTGATGGAGGGGGCCCGCGgcctgcaggaggagctggtgtcCTGGGAGGAGGGCGTGCGGCGGGAGGTGCAGGACATCCTGGAGAGGTACCCCCTGGAGGTCCGGCCCCCGCCCGCCTCCGCCATCGACACGGAGAACGCCGAGACGGACCGGCTGCCCCCGCCGCTCACGCCCCAGGTGTTTGCTGGCTAG
- the rabgef1 gene encoding rab5 GDP/GTP exchange factor isoform X1 — protein sequence MSQKPERRGIHVDQSELLCKKGCGYYGNAAWQGLCSKCWREEYQRAKERQIQEDWAFAEKLQREEEVAYASSQGPSSQPGPQPQAQATPPHAALTPFSKFEEKKTNEKMRKVTTVKKFFSPSARIAPKKGLVEREDRTLRAWRGIFSPSWEMGSPTEALVARLREGHEGKTSSPSISRKASLETDRVSKDFMEFLKTMQRPGREIHKQCRAFIESMANKKQDLGADELSECVQDFYQNLSDRLMSHFKGSSESVERVMDQVEKYIMTRLYKSVFCPETTDDEKKDLATQHRIRALHWVTIEMLCVSMDEEIPEVSDNVVKAITDVIEMDSKRVPRDKLACITQCSKHIFSAIKITKKEPASADDFLPALIYIVLKANPPRLQSNIQYITRFCNPSRLMTGEDGYYFTNLCCAVAFIEKLDAQSLNLDTDEFERYMSGQASPRRPTDNGGWPLEAGPSPQGGAAAAAACSVAVNPALAQLHHSLEQLSGLSERQDRLMEGARGLQEELVSWEEGVRREVQDILERYPLEVRPPPASAIDTENAETDRLPPPLTPQVFAG from the exons ATGAGCCAGAAGCCGGAGCGCCGCGGGATCCACGTGGACCAGTCGGAGCTGCTCTGCAAGAAGGGATGTGGTTACTATGGCAACGCAGCCTGGCAGGGCCTGTGCTCCAAGTGCTGGCGGGAGGAGTACCAGCGAGCAAAGGAGAGACAGATCCAGGAGGACTGGGCCTTCGCAGAGAA GCTGCAGCGCGAAGAGGAGGTGGCCTACGCCAGCAGCCAGGGGCCCTCCAGCCAGCCCGGGCCCCAGCCCCAGGCCCAGGCCACCCCGCCCCATGCCGCCCTGACCCCCTTCTCCAAGTTTGAGGAGAAGAAGACCAACGAGAAGATGCGTAAAGTCACCACGGTGAAGAAGTTCTTCAGCCCCTCCGCGCGCATAGCCCCCAAGAAAG GGCTTGTTGAGAGGGAGGACAGGACCCTCAGGGCTTGGAGAGGGATCTTCTCCCCCTCGTGGGAGATGGGTTCTCCTACCGAAG CGCTGGTGGCTAGGCTGAGAG AGGGCCACGAGGGGAAGACCTCCAGCCCGTCCATCAGCCGGAAGGCCAGCTTGGAGACGGACCGCGTCTCCAAGGACTTCATGGAGTTCCTGAAGACCATGCAGCGACCAGGCCGGGAGATCCATAAGCAGTGTCGGGCCTTCATCGAGAGCATGGCCAACAAGAAG CAGGACCTTGGTGCAGATGAATTGTCCGAGTGCGTCCAAGACTTCTACCAGAACTTGTCGGATCGTCTGATGAGCCACTTCAAAG GCTCGTCTGAGTCTGTAGAGAGGGTGATGGACCAGGTGGAGAAGTACATCATGACTCGTCTGTATAAGAGTGTCTTCTGCCCGGAAACCACCGACGATGAGAAAAAGGACCTTGCCACGCAGCACAGAATAAG ggCATTGCACTGGGTGACCATTgaaatgctgtgtgtgtccatggaCGAGGAGATCCCTGAAGTGTCGGACAATGTTGTCAAAGCAATAACGG aCGTGATCGAGATGGACTCCAAGCGGGTGCCGCGGGACAAGCTGGCGTGCATCACACAGTGCAGCAAGCACATCTTCAGCGCCATCAAGATCACCAAGAAGGAGCCGGCGTCGGCCGACGACTTCCTGCCCGCGCTCATCTACATCGTGCTGAAGGCCAACCCGCCGCGGCTGCAGTCCAACATCCAGTACATCACGCGCTTCTGCAACCCCAGCCGGCTGATGACCGGCGAGGACGGCTACTACTTCACCAACCTG TGCTGCGCCGTGGCGTTCATCGAGAAGCTGGACGCCCAGTCCCTCAACCTGGACACCGACGAGTTTGAGCGCTACATGTCCGGCCAGGCCTCGCCTCGCCGGCCCACCGACAACGGCGGCTGGCCCCTGGAGGCCGGGCCCTCCCCTCAAggcggcgccgccgccgccgccgcctgctCCGTGGCCGTGAACCCGGCGCTGGCCCAGCTCCACCACAGCCTGGAGCAGCTGTCGGGCCTGAGCGAGCGTCAGGACCGGCTGATGGAGGGGGCCCGCGgcctgcaggaggagctggtgtcCTGGGAGGAGGGCGTGCGGCGGGAGGTGCAGGACATCCTGGAGAGGTACCCCCTGGAGGTCCGGCCCCCGCCCGCCTCCGCCATCGACACGGAGAACGCCGAGACGGACCGGCTGCCCCCGCCGCTCACGCCCCAGGTGTTTGCTGGCTAG